One segment of uncultured Tolumonas sp. DNA contains the following:
- the edd gene encoding phosphogluconate dehydratase, whose protein sequence is MHPVIQQVTERIRERSADLRADYVTRMQAQAAAGRPRGTLACGNLAHVIAACSHAQKNTLLDMTRVNVAIVTAYNDLLSAHQPYEHYPEQIKAVLSAAGHSAQVAGGVPAMCDGVTQGQAGMDLSLFSRDVIAQATAVSLSHNAFDATLLLGICDKIAPGQLIGALSFGHLPTAFVPAGPMSTGISNDEKTRIRQQYAAGELGRDALQQMENQAYHSAGTCTFYGTANTNQLVFEAMGLMLPGSAFIAPNSELRQALTNEVTALMPTLVSGSSQYRPLYKLVDEKSLVNGLVALLASGGSTNHTMHMVAIARAAGLILTWDDFRDLSDAVPLLAKVYPNGPADINAFHQAGGVPLLLRGLAKRGLLHMDTTPLTGNMEDYLQHPLLNDKQLTWQPTTVSQDKAVLSDDDAVFNQTGGLKVLSGNLGRCVMKVSAVAEQYHYIDAEAAVFDSQHDVEAAYKAGELNRDAIIVVRFNGPAANGMPELHKLMPILGNLQKAGHKVALVTDGRLSGASGKIPAAIHVTPEAAKGGPLAQLQNGDRIRLDATHGTLHVLDDIRQRPLAKSNLSAQHHGLGRELFGSFRRIVSSAEQGASILFSDNDF, encoded by the coding sequence ATGCATCCAGTGATCCAACAGGTAACAGAGCGTATTCGCGAACGTAGCGCTGACCTCCGAGCTGACTACGTAACACGCATGCAAGCACAGGCTGCAGCCGGTCGCCCTCGCGGCACACTGGCTTGCGGAAATTTAGCGCATGTCATTGCCGCATGTTCGCATGCGCAAAAAAATACATTGCTGGATATGACGCGCGTTAACGTCGCCATCGTCACCGCGTATAACGATCTGCTCAGTGCGCATCAGCCGTATGAACATTATCCGGAGCAGATCAAAGCCGTGCTGTCGGCCGCCGGTCACAGTGCGCAGGTCGCCGGTGGCGTTCCAGCGATGTGTGATGGTGTCACGCAAGGTCAGGCCGGCATGGATCTGTCACTGTTCTCGCGTGACGTGATCGCGCAGGCGACGGCCGTTTCGCTCAGCCACAATGCCTTTGATGCTACTTTATTGCTGGGGATCTGCGACAAGATCGCCCCCGGTCAGTTGATCGGCGCCCTCTCGTTTGGTCATCTGCCCACCGCGTTTGTGCCCGCCGGACCGATGAGCACCGGCATCAGTAATGATGAAAAAACGCGCATTCGTCAGCAATATGCGGCCGGCGAACTCGGCCGTGATGCACTGCAACAGATGGAAAATCAGGCTTATCACAGCGCCGGCACCTGCACTTTCTATGGCACGGCTAACACCAATCAGCTGGTGTTCGAAGCTATGGGTTTGATGTTGCCGGGTTCCGCATTTATTGCGCCTAATAGCGAATTGCGTCAGGCATTAACGAATGAAGTAACGGCTTTAATGCCAACACTGGTGTCCGGTTCCAGCCAATATCGTCCGCTGTATAAACTGGTCGATGAAAAATCACTGGTGAACGGTCTGGTTGCGCTTTTGGCATCGGGTGGTAGTACCAATCACACCATGCACATGGTGGCAATAGCCCGTGCGGCGGGTCTGATTTTGACGTGGGATGATTTCCGCGATCTGTCAGATGCGGTGCCACTGCTGGCCAAGGTTTATCCGAATGGCCCAGCTGATATCAATGCTTTCCATCAGGCGGGCGGTGTTCCATTGTTGTTACGTGGTTTAGCGAAGCGTGGTTTGTTGCATATGGATACCACACCACTGACGGGCAACATGGAAGATTATCTGCAACATCCGCTGCTTAACGACAAGCAACTGACATGGCAGCCAACGACCGTGAGTCAGGATAAAGCCGTACTCTCCGATGACGATGCGGTCTTTAATCAAACCGGTGGCTTGAAAGTGCTGTCGGGCAATTTAGGCCGTTGTGTCATGAAAGTCAGTGCAGTGGCCGAGCAATACCACTATATCGATGCAGAAGCGGCAGTGTTCGATTCTCAGCATGATGTGGAGGCTGCTTATAAAGCCGGTGAATTAAATCGTGATGCCATCATCGTGGTGCGTTTCAATGGCCCCGCCGCCAATGGCATGCCGGAGTTGCACAAGCTGATGCCGATCCTCGGTAATCTGCAAAAAGCCGGGCATAAAGTTGCATTAGTGACCGATGGTCGTCTATCCGGTGCTTCCGGCAAGATCCCGGCCGCCATCCATGTAACACCAGAAGCCGCCAAAGGTGGCCCACTGGCACAACTGCAAAACGGCGATCGCATTCGTCTAGATGCTACTCATGGCACGTTACATGTCCTCGACGATATTCGTCAGCGCCCATTAGCTAAATCGAATCTGTCCGCGCAACACCATGGTTTAGGCCGCGAATTGTTCGGCTCATTCCGTCGCATTGTTTCCAGCGCGGAACAAGGTGCTTCGATCTTATTTTCCGACAACGATTTTTAA
- a CDS encoding gluconokinase: MAGQSIILMGVSGCGKSSVGAALSRAINAKFIDGDDLHPRANIQKMAGGNPLNDDDRAPWLERLSDAAYSLCHKNETGIIVCSALKRRYRDRLREGNPTMRFIYLHGSYELIEARMMARAGHFMPSGLLKSQFDALEEPNAEEPDVYHVNIDGDLNTVVNRCVAALQGE; encoded by the coding sequence ATGGCAGGACAGAGCATTATTCTGATGGGAGTATCCGGATGTGGTAAATCATCCGTTGGCGCAGCATTGAGTCGCGCAATAAATGCAAAATTTATCGATGGCGACGATCTGCATCCGCGCGCCAATATTCAGAAGATGGCCGGTGGAAATCCTTTAAACGATGATGATCGCGCGCCATGGCTGGAGCGTCTCAGCGATGCCGCTTATAGCCTGTGCCATAAGAACGAGACCGGCATCATTGTCTGCTCAGCGCTGAAGCGTCGTTATCGCGATCGCTTGCGCGAAGGCAACCCAACCATGCGTTTTATTTATCTGCATGGCAGCTACGAATTAATTGAAGCCAGAATGATGGCTCGTGCCGGTCATTTTATGCCCTCTGGCTTGCTAAAAAGCCAGTTTGACGCATTAGAAGAACCGAACGCCGAAGAACCCGATGTCTATCATGTCAATATTGATGGTGATTTAAACACTGTGGTCAACCGTTGTGTGGCCGCGTTACAGGGAGAATAA
- the gntT gene encoding gluconate transporter: protein MPLIIVAVGVALLLLLMLRFKLNGFLSLILVALAVGLMEGMPIAKVMASVKTGVGGTLGSLALVLAFGAMLGKLMADSGGAQRIATTLIAWFGVKRIQWAVVITGFVVGFALFYEVGFVLMIPLVFTIAASARIPLLYIGVPMAAALSVTHGFLPPHPGPTAIAAVYGADMGKTLLYGIILAVPTVIIAGPLFAMTLKKMDKPIPTGLYNPKVFSEEEMPGFGVSVFTALIPVILMAVQAIAKMTLPAGSAVLGYTGFFGDPVIATMLSVLVAIYTFGLQRGKEMKEVMTTITESISAIAMIILVIGGGGAFKQVLVDSGVDKYIAAMMHGSGISPLVLAWGVASALRLALGSATVAAMTTAGIVAPIIATTGVSPELMVIATGAGSVIFSHVNDPGFWIFKEYFNLSIPETFKSWSILETLIALCGLAGTLILSNMI, encoded by the coding sequence ATGCCGTTAATCATTGTTGCTGTTGGGGTAGCGCTGCTGCTCTTATTGATGTTGCGCTTTAAATTAAATGGATTTTTGTCGCTGATCTTAGTGGCGTTAGCCGTTGGTCTGATGGAAGGAATGCCGATCGCAAAGGTAATGGCATCGGTTAAAACTGGTGTCGGTGGCACCTTAGGTAGTCTGGCGCTGGTACTGGCATTTGGTGCCATGCTGGGTAAGTTAATGGCCGATAGCGGTGGTGCACAACGCATAGCAACCACGCTGATTGCCTGGTTTGGTGTGAAACGGATCCAATGGGCGGTGGTGATCACCGGGTTTGTGGTTGGTTTTGCGCTGTTTTATGAAGTTGGCTTCGTGTTGATGATCCCGCTAGTGTTTACCATTGCTGCATCAGCGCGTATTCCGTTGTTGTATATCGGCGTGCCAATGGCAGCAGCCTTGTCTGTGACCCACGGCTTCTTACCACCACACCCAGGCCCAACCGCAATTGCGGCTGTCTATGGCGCGGATATGGGCAAAACGCTGCTGTACGGCATTATTCTGGCTGTGCCGACCGTTATTATCGCCGGCCCACTGTTTGCGATGACACTGAAAAAAATGGATAAACCGATCCCAACCGGTTTGTACAACCCGAAAGTATTTTCTGAAGAGGAAATGCCAGGCTTTGGTGTCAGCGTATTTACGGCGTTGATCCCAGTGATTTTGATGGCTGTGCAGGCGATTGCCAAAATGACGCTGCCAGCAGGCTCTGCGGTTTTGGGTTATACCGGTTTCTTTGGTGACCCGGTGATTGCTACTATGCTGTCGGTGTTAGTGGCCATTTACACGTTTGGCCTGCAACGTGGCAAAGAGATGAAAGAGGTCATGACTACGATTACCGAATCAATCAGTGCTATTGCGATGATTATTCTGGTGATCGGTGGTGGTGGTGCGTTTAAACAAGTGCTGGTTGATAGCGGCGTTGATAAATACATTGCTGCCATGATGCACGGCAGTGGAATTTCTCCGCTGGTATTGGCGTGGGGGGTGGCTTCTGCACTGCGTTTGGCATTAGGTTCTGCTACGGTTGCTGCCATGACTACCGCAGGTATTGTGGCGCCAATTATCGCCACTACCGGTGTCAGCCCTGAGCTAATGGTGATTGCCACCGGTGCTGGCAGCGTGATTTTCTCTCATGTAAACGATCCAGGATTTTGGATCTTCAAAGAGTACTTCAACCTGTCTATTCCGGAAACTTTCAAGTCCTGGTCAATTCTGGAAACCCTGATTGCCCTTTGTGGTCTGGCCGGAACACTGATTTTGAGCAATATGATCTAA
- a CDS encoding TerC family protein, translating to MFEWMMDPTAWLGLLTLVVLEIILGIDNLLFIAILAEKLPPEQRDRARYYGLALALFMRFGLLASLSHMVSFTQPLFTIWSLPLSGRDLILLIGGFFLLFKATRELHGRIEGVLHSDDKKIVYLGFWVVVTQIVVLDAVFSLDAVITAVGMSDHLTVMMLAVTIAIAIMMWASKPLTLFINRHPTLVILCLGFLLMIGFSLMADGLGFHVPKGYLYAAIGFSILIEFFNQLARANHEKLFKGKIRRRERTAEMVMSLLGAKQEISTHQDDEPTHVSKRPDAVFSEEEKDMVSRVLQLSSLPIRAVMTVRRDIEMLDLTSPQQDILQLLAQTPHSRLVVTRDNNRDAPLGIIRKRDVLAQLLEDKSLRIESLIQPALCLPETISVLNALEQFRLAKNYLAFVVDEFGNFEGLVSIRDIMEEIAGNLPETGEESEYVMLAPGSYRVSGDMLLTELQRELAFPAAATEHYHTVAGWLLEWLQRLPTIDEVIEYEGWQITVTDIRAHRIESVWLTRQPTE from the coding sequence ATGTTTGAATGGATGATGGATCCCACCGCATGGTTGGGCTTATTAACGCTGGTTGTGCTTGAGATCATTCTCGGCATCGACAACTTGTTATTTATTGCCATATTGGCGGAAAAACTTCCCCCTGAGCAACGTGACCGGGCCCGTTATTATGGTCTGGCGTTAGCATTGTTTATGCGCTTTGGCCTGCTGGCCAGCTTGTCGCATATGGTGAGTTTTACCCAGCCTTTATTCACGATCTGGTCTCTGCCGTTATCCGGGCGCGATCTGATCTTGCTGATTGGTGGTTTTTTCCTGCTGTTTAAAGCAACCCGTGAATTACACGGCCGCATTGAAGGCGTATTACACAGCGACGATAAGAAAATCGTCTATCTGGGCTTTTGGGTCGTAGTGACACAGATTGTCGTGTTAGATGCCGTCTTTTCGCTGGATGCGGTTATTACGGCGGTTGGGATGTCCGATCATCTGACTGTCATGATGCTGGCTGTTACCATTGCGATCGCCATCATGATGTGGGCCAGTAAACCACTGACGCTGTTTATCAACCGTCATCCGACGTTGGTGATCCTCTGTCTGGGTTTCCTGCTGATGATTGGTTTTAGTCTGATGGCCGATGGTCTGGGTTTCCATGTGCCGAAAGGTTACCTGTATGCCGCTATCGGTTTCTCTATTTTGATCGAGTTTTTCAACCAATTGGCGCGAGCTAACCACGAAAAACTGTTTAAAGGTAAGATCCGTCGTCGTGAGCGCACCGCAGAAATGGTGATGAGTTTGCTGGGTGCCAAACAAGAAATATCGACCCACCAGGATGATGAACCAACCCATGTATCGAAACGTCCGGATGCCGTGTTCAGCGAAGAAGAAAAAGACATGGTTTCGCGGGTGTTGCAATTGTCATCGCTACCAATCCGTGCCGTGATGACAGTGCGTCGTGATATTGAAATGCTGGATTTAACATCACCTCAGCAGGATATTTTGCAGTTACTGGCGCAGACGCCCCATTCTCGTTTGGTTGTCACGCGCGACAATAACCGTGATGCGCCACTGGGTATTATTCGTAAACGGGATGTGCTGGCGCAATTGCTGGAAGATAAAAGCCTACGGATAGAGTCATTGATCCAGCCCGCGTTGTGTTTACCGGAAACCATCTCAGTATTGAATGCGTTGGAACAATTCCGTCTGGCGAAAAATTATCTGGCGTTTGTGGTCGATGAATTCGGTAATTTTGAAGGGCTGGTGTCGATCCGCGATATTATGGAAGAGATCGCCGGTAACTTACCGGAAACTGGCGAAGAGTCGGAATATGTCATGTTGGCACCCGGTAGTTACCGTGTCAGTGGTGATATGTTACTGACCGAATTACAACGTGAACTGGCTTTCCCTGCCGCGGCGACAGAACATTATCATACGGTGGCCGGTTGGTTACTGGAGTGGTTACAACGCCTGCCAACGATTGATGAGGTGATTGAATATGAAGGCTGGCAAATTACCGTGACGGACATTCGGGCACACCGTATTGAGTCGGTCTGGCTCACGCGTCAACCAACAGAATAA
- a CDS encoding alpha-L-glutamate ligase-like protein, which translates to MWLLEKYTSPFKLAQLGIMGMNQRNVSYIGRYNPRSLYPLVDNKLKTKRIAVDAGVTVPKLIGTVQHQHEVTKISEMVKEWPGFCIKPARGSGGKGILVIMRHENGLYYKPNGSSCTATDLERHITNILAGLFSLGGKPDFVLVEDLIQFDDVFDGYSYEGVPDTRVIIFKGFPVMAMMRLSTASSDGKANLHQGAVGVGLCLRTGKALRAVQYNSPMRYHPDTGRDLYDLQVPHWEKLLNLSAACFEMSGLGYIGTDIVLDKKRGPLLLELNARPGLSIQIANGAGLLPRLRKVEKMADSDIKKMSVAERAKYAMDNFGVFKP; encoded by the coding sequence ATGTGGCTTTTAGAGAAGTACACCTCACCTTTTAAACTGGCTCAGCTCGGTATTATGGGCATGAACCAGCGTAACGTCAGTTATATCGGGCGCTATAATCCGCGCTCGTTATACCCGTTAGTAGATAACAAGCTGAAAACCAAACGTATCGCGGTTGATGCTGGTGTTACTGTGCCAAAACTAATTGGCACCGTGCAACATCAGCATGAAGTAACCAAGATTTCGGAAATGGTTAAAGAATGGCCGGGTTTTTGTATTAAACCGGCGCGTGGTTCCGGTGGTAAAGGCATTCTGGTGATCATGCGCCATGAAAATGGCCTGTATTACAAACCGAATGGCAGCTCTTGTACCGCAACTGATCTGGAACGCCATATCACCAACATTCTGGCCGGTCTGTTTTCTTTAGGCGGCAAGCCAGACTTTGTACTGGTGGAAGATCTGATCCAATTTGATGATGTGTTTGACGGTTACTCTTATGAAGGGGTTCCTGATACCCGCGTTATCATTTTCAAAGGTTTTCCGGTAATGGCGATGATGCGTCTTTCCACTGCCTCATCGGATGGTAAAGCGAATTTGCACCAAGGCGCCGTTGGCGTGGGGCTTTGCCTGCGTACCGGTAAAGCACTGCGTGCTGTGCAATACAACAGCCCGATGCGTTACCACCCCGATACTGGTCGCGACCTGTATGATTTGCAGGTACCACACTGGGAAAAGTTGCTGAATTTGTCTGCTGCTTGCTTTGAAATGTCAGGCCTTGGTTACATCGGTACCGATATCGTGTTGGATAAAAAACGCGGGCCATTGCTGCTGGAACTGAATGCCCGTCCGGGCTTGTCGATTCAAATTGCGAACGGCGCCGGTTTATTGCCGCGTCTGCGTAAAGTAGAAAAGATGGCTGACAGTGATATCAAAAAGATGAGTGTGGCGGAACGCGCGAAATATGCCATGGATAACTTTGGTGTATTCAAACCATAA
- a CDS encoding inactive transglutaminase family protein codes for MVSRRPFYIVVALLYILGIALVLYRHIAFDVPLLPGEYRNVWSAEAKVEFDANGGPVMASLALPDTQEGFTHVDENAASPGYGLSFVNKDGVSHAEWSISSATGHQELYYRTDMLSDPYAKALPVVVPTIDKSLEKEPIASAINQILNAAKTHSADAFTLTREIIKEFKNQEQNAALLTKHKKPAYLLVEILNQADIPARVVRAVNLEDGRRRQRTVDYVQVFNSDKYDLFDPVTGVQGRPDNLLLWEYNSTPLLDVTGANNSQVTFSVLKKLVPVNKALKAKFEHTDMFNFSVDMLPVEEQSLFKGILLIPIGVMVVVFLRVICGLKTSGTFMPVLIAVAFLQTQLLTGLVGFLSIVGVGLVIRSWLSKLNLLLVARISAIIITVICIIGGLSVLTYKLGITQGMRITFFPMIILSWTIERMSILWEEEGPKEVFKQGGGSLLVAVLAYLAMSSGMIQHLTFNFLGLQLIIMATVLVMGNYTGYRLSELKRFKPLADELHKK; via the coding sequence ATGGTCTCACGCCGTCCGTTTTATATCGTAGTTGCACTGCTCTATATTCTGGGTATTGCACTCGTTCTGTATCGTCATATCGCATTTGATGTTCCTCTGTTGCCAGGGGAATATCGCAACGTCTGGTCTGCAGAGGCCAAAGTAGAATTTGATGCAAATGGCGGCCCGGTTATGGCCTCATTGGCATTACCCGATACGCAGGAAGGTTTTACCCACGTTGACGAAAATGCTGCCAGCCCGGGTTATGGGCTTTCATTTGTCAATAAAGATGGCGTATCCCATGCTGAATGGTCAATAAGCAGCGCAACTGGTCATCAGGAACTTTACTATCGTACCGATATGTTAAGTGACCCTTACGCCAAAGCATTGCCTGTTGTTGTGCCGACAATTGATAAGTCACTGGAAAAAGAGCCTATCGCTTCAGCGATCAATCAGATCCTGAATGCCGCAAAAACTCATTCCGCAGATGCATTTACCCTGACTCGCGAAATCATTAAAGAGTTCAAAAATCAGGAACAAAATGCAGCTTTACTGACTAAACATAAAAAACCAGCTTATCTGTTGGTTGAAATTCTGAACCAAGCCGATATTCCAGCCCGTGTTGTACGCGCGGTAAATCTGGAAGATGGTCGCCGCCGTCAACGTACCGTTGATTATGTTCAGGTGTTCAACAGCGATAAATATGACTTGTTTGACCCGGTAACCGGTGTTCAAGGTCGCCCTGACAACCTGTTATTGTGGGAATACAACTCCACACCACTGCTCGATGTTACCGGTGCCAACAATTCTCAGGTTACCTTCTCTGTGCTTAAAAAACTGGTACCAGTTAATAAAGCCCTGAAGGCAAAATTTGAACACACTGATATGTTTAACTTCTCGGTTGATATGCTGCCAGTTGAAGAACAATCGCTGTTCAAAGGCATCCTGCTGATCCCAATCGGCGTCATGGTAGTGGTGTTCCTCCGAGTTATCTGTGGCCTGAAAACCTCTGGTACCTTCATGCCAGTGTTGATTGCCGTGGCATTTCTGCAAACACAGTTACTCACCGGATTGGTCGGGTTCCTCAGTATTGTCGGGGTCGGTTTAGTTATTCGATCGTGGCTATCGAAACTGAACTTGCTGTTGGTTGCCCGTATTTCGGCCATCATCATTACCGTTATTTGCATCATCGGTGGTTTGTCAGTGCTGACGTATAAACTGGGTATCACTCAGGGTATGCGGATCACATTCTTCCCCATGATCATTCTTTCCTGGACTATCGAACGTATGTCGATCTTATGGGAAGAAGAAGGTCCGAAAGAAGTATTCAAGCAAGGTGGCGGCTCGCTGTTAGTTGCAGTGTTGGCTTATCTGGCAATGAGTAGCGGCATGATCCAGCATCTGACCTTTAACTTCCTTGGGTTACAGCTGATCATCATGGCAACCGTATTGGTGATGGGTAACTACACTGGCTACCGTCTGTCTGAGCTTAAACGGTTCAAGCCGTTAGCTGATGAACTGCATAAGAAGTAA
- a CDS encoding RimK/LysX family protein has product MTKVLPGFALLTLSLFSGYSAAEGNNDAAVQQLLKQQTELNTRLSMLLDQQGHTTKQLNELKSLQQQLGKQLTPQSQPPVYKKSSKKDTSDLCIPAEPGKTTPDGKMILGETEWIYVEEANGNFMSRIDTGATTSSISAHDVTVFEREGRRWVKFIMPIDGGKEVNVEAPFVKYIRIRQANGLEDRPIVRMTIRIGTVTEKADFSLTDRSNMDFPVLMGREFIKDVAVVDVARENVQGKPQIAGAVQASVQKKANKTDSTTDSSKPKAATETVKEGDKVIVVKKVPIKDETKPAVQPTADIEKPVKKPVKTAIPADAQPVKVAPAASEATSTDNKDKK; this is encoded by the coding sequence ATGACTAAAGTATTACCGGGTTTTGCCTTGCTCACCTTGAGTCTGTTTTCAGGATATTCCGCTGCAGAAGGCAACAATGATGCCGCCGTACAACAATTACTGAAGCAACAAACTGAATTAAATACTCGTCTGAGCATGTTGCTTGATCAGCAAGGCCATACAACAAAACAGCTGAATGAGCTGAAAAGTTTGCAACAACAACTCGGAAAACAGCTGACTCCACAATCGCAGCCTCCGGTTTATAAAAAATCCTCCAAAAAAGACACCTCCGATCTTTGCATTCCAGCCGAACCAGGTAAAACCACGCCTGACGGTAAAATGATCTTAGGTGAAACCGAATGGATTTATGTTGAAGAAGCCAACGGTAACTTCATGAGCCGTATTGATACCGGCGCCACAACTTCTTCTATCAGTGCGCACGATGTCACCGTGTTTGAACGCGAAGGCCGCCGCTGGGTTAAATTTATTATGCCAATTGATGGCGGCAAAGAAGTTAACGTCGAAGCTCCGTTTGTTAAGTACATCCGAATTCGTCAGGCTAACGGTTTAGAAGATCGCCCGATTGTTCGTATGACTATTCGTATCGGTACTGTTACCGAGAAAGCGGATTTCAGCTTAACTGACCGTTCCAACATGGACTTCCCTGTGTTGATGGGGCGTGAATTTATAAAAGATGTTGCCGTCGTTGATGTGGCACGTGAAAACGTACAAGGTAAACCGCAGATAGCCGGTGCAGTACAAGCATCTGTGCAGAAAAAAGCCAATAAAACCGATAGCACAACTGATTCGTCAAAACCGAAAGCTGCCACTGAAACAGTGAAAGAAGGCGATAAAGTTATTGTTGTGAAAAAAGTGCCAATCAAAGATGAAACCAAACCAGCAGTACAACCAACTGCTGACATCGAAAAGCCGGTTAAAAAGCCTGTTAAAACAGCAATTCCGGCCGATGCTCAACCAGTAAAAGTAGCGCCAGCTGCGTCTGAAGCTACTTCGACTGATAACAAGGATAAGAAGTAA
- the cmoB gene encoding tRNA 5-methoxyuridine(34)/uridine 5-oxyacetic acid(34) synthase CmoB translates to MIDFASFYQVIAKSRLSHWLHTLPAQLYAWENSERHGNLPKWQKVLAKLEHYASPHINIQDRVEIGQAGELNAGETKKLENLLQHLHPWRKGPFHLFGIHIDTEWRSDWKWDRVLPHISPLKGRYVLDVGCGSGYHLWRMRGEGAEMAVGIDPTALFLCQFSAIKHLAGNDQHVHFLPLGIQELPALRAFDTVFSMGVLYHRRSPIDHIYQLKDQLRDGGELVLETLIIDGDENTVLVPDDRYAQMNNVWFLPSAAAMIKWLKKCGFQDVRVVDEAITTTDEQRSTDWMRNDSLAQYLMPDDPSRTIEGYPAPKRAVFVATRGSED, encoded by the coding sequence ATGATCGATTTTGCTTCCTTTTATCAGGTCATTGCGAAAAGCCGCTTAAGCCACTGGCTACACACCCTGCCCGCGCAACTCTATGCGTGGGAAAACAGTGAACGCCACGGTAATTTGCCGAAATGGCAAAAAGTGTTAGCCAAGCTGGAACACTACGCCAGCCCGCACATTAACATCCAAGATCGCGTCGAAATCGGCCAGGCGGGTGAACTCAATGCCGGCGAAACCAAAAAACTAGAAAACTTACTGCAGCATTTACACCCGTGGCGCAAAGGGCCGTTCCATCTGTTTGGTATTCATATTGATACTGAATGGCGTTCCGACTGGAAATGGGATCGCGTCTTACCGCATATCAGCCCGTTAAAAGGTCGATATGTGCTAGATGTCGGCTGTGGCAGTGGTTATCACCTGTGGCGTATGCGTGGCGAAGGCGCTGAGATGGCGGTCGGTATCGACCCAACTGCGCTGTTTTTATGCCAATTTAGCGCCATCAAACATTTAGCCGGTAATGATCAGCATGTGCATTTTTTACCGCTGGGTATTCAAGAGCTACCAGCACTGCGCGCATTCGACACCGTGTTTTCCATGGGGGTGCTTTATCACCGCCGTTCACCAATCGATCATATTTATCAGTTAAAAGATCAGCTGCGGGATGGTGGTGAACTGGTATTGGAAACACTGATCATTGATGGTGATGAAAATACCGTACTGGTGCCCGATGATCGTTATGCACAAATGAACAATGTCTGGTTCTTGCCTTCGGCAGCTGCGATGATCAAATGGCTGAAAAAATGCGGTTTTCAGGATGTGCGCGTGGTCGATGAGGCCATCACGACTACCGATGAACAACGCAGCACCGACTGGATGCGGAATGATTCTTTGGCGCAATATCTGATGCCAGACGATCCGTCACGCACGATTGAAGGCTATCCGGCACCAAAGCGCGCCGTTTTTGTTGCGACCAGAGGCTCAGAGGACTAG
- the cmoA gene encoding carboxy-S-adenosyl-L-methionine synthase CmoA yields MKDQLFAAPIAQLGDFCFDEKVVEVFPDMIQRSVPGYSNILSAIGMMTARFAQPGSNLYDLGCSLGAATQMMRRNVAHADCQIIGVDNSAPMVERCRQHLATYKSAVAVEIRQADIQAVDIENASVVVLNFTLQFIEPAERITLLRRIYAGLRPGGILILSEKFRFDDAEVSDLLVELHLDFKRANGYSELEISQKRTMLENVLRADSVDNHKQRLQDAGFEHIDLWFQCFNFGSIVAIKDKGAVA; encoded by the coding sequence ATGAAAGATCAACTGTTTGCCGCCCCGATTGCTCAGTTGGGCGACTTTTGCTTTGACGAAAAGGTCGTTGAAGTCTTTCCCGACATGATCCAACGTTCTGTGCCGGGTTATTCCAATATTCTGTCTGCCATCGGCATGATGACCGCGCGTTTCGCCCAACCCGGCTCAAATCTTTATGATCTCGGCTGCTCGTTGGGTGCCGCCACGCAAATGATGCGCCGCAACGTCGCGCATGCTGATTGCCAGATCATCGGCGTCGATAACTCAGCACCGATGGTCGAACGCTGTCGCCAGCATCTGGCTACCTACAAAAGTGCCGTTGCCGTGGAGATCCGCCAAGCCGATATTCAAGCGGTAGACATTGAAAATGCCTCCGTGGTGGTGCTGAATTTCACACTGCAATTCATTGAACCCGCTGAACGCATCACCTTGTTACGCCGCATTTATGCTGGTTTGCGCCCGGGTGGCATTTTAATTTTAAGTGAAAAATTTCGCTTTGATGATGCAGAAGTCAGTGATCTGCTGGTGGAATTACACCTCGATTTCAAACGTGCCAATGGTTATAGCGAGCTGGAAATCAGCCAGAAACGCACTATGCTGGAAAACGTATTGCGTGCCGACAGTGTTGATAACCACAAACAACGGCTGCAAGACGCCGGTTTTGAGCACATTGATCTCTGGTTCCAGTGTTTCAATTTCGGCTCGATTGTCGCCATCAAAGATAAAGGAGCAGTCGCATGA